TGACAACACTGTAACAATGTTCGAGTACATCAAATTTACTTTGCTTTAGTGTAAATTcataatgaaattaatcagGTATAACAGGTATTTCGAAGCATAATCTAAAGTCTTGTATCTTTAGGTAACAAACCCACCGATTGATCCATTCAGAGAGAAGATCGTGATGTCACTAATGTGCCCAATTGGTCCTGTGAGTAATATCCTGGAACCAAATGAGTTACAAGTTCATCGATTATTCCTTCATCAACCCATCTTATCCCTGAAAGATCTTGAGGTGATTAAAAACACCAACTATCGTGGTTGGAGAACAAAGGTTATTGACATCACGTATCCGGCTGAGTATGGACCACCGGGTCTTCAGAAAACCATTCACAGGGTGTGCAACGAGGCTAACGAAGCTGCCCATCAGGGTTATCAGCTCATTGTTTTATCCGACCGTCTAGCCGGTCCAGACAGGTATAAATTATTgcattcaataaatatttttcctcattCAAAGAAAAACGTCAATATGCTATAACTCTTCAATTTATTCACAGGGTTCCAGTGAGCACTTTACTAGCTCAAGGTGCTGTACATCATTTTCTTATCGAAGAGCGTCAACGTATGAAAGTGGGCTTAATCCTAGAGACTGCGGAAGCTCGAGAGGTGCATCACATGTGTGTACTGCTTGGCTACGGAGCTGACGCAATCTGTCCCTATCTCGTCTTTGAAATGGCTAGAAGTCTTAGAGCTGATGGAGTCTTGGATGAATCCTGTACTGACGATATCATGTTCACTGTGAGTAGTACCTATGCAATTTGACAGTAAacacaaattttataattcgtCTAATTAGTACAATATtgtctttgaaaaatatcttatGATAATttggatttgaaatttttctttctagaaTTATTCTGAAGCTATGGAACGTGGAATTGCCAAGGTGATGGCAAAAATGGGAATATCTACTCTTCAATCTTACAAAGGTGCCCAAATCTTCGAGGCGGTTGGCTTGGCTGATGATGTTGTTGATAAATGTTTCAAGGTATTCACGCGCTTATCATAgtgaaattctttcaattcaaattcgtATTAAATCATTGATTTGATCATGTTTTCATTATATCGTTAGTTTCTCATGCTTGATTTTTGGTGTCACTATGCAGTGTTATTCAATGTTTCATATTTCTTTGGATATTTTAGGGTACCCAATCACGAATCGGTGGTGTAACATTCGACATAATAGCAAAAGAAGCATTCGAAAGACACCAAATGACTTACATGGAAAAAGCTGTGGATATGATGGTCCTGCGTAATCCTGGAATATACCATTGGCGAGCTGGAGGAGAGAAACATATCAACGAGCCCAACAGTATTGCTAATCTACAGGTATATGTTGCGAaagactgaaaaattgaaaccttCAAACGTATCTTCAATAATTTCCCTAATTAgaattttctattcatttGCTTCTGAAAATTTAGGAAGCTGTTGAATCAAAGAGTACCATCGCCTATGAAAATTACCGTAAATCTACGATGGATGCTGTCCGAGCATGCACACTACGAGGTCAAATGGAAATCAAAACTATCGATAAACCAATACCAATTGATGAAGTGGAACCAGCATCTGAGATTGTGAAGAGATTCGTGACTGGCGCTATGAGCTTTGGAAGTATTTCACTAGAAGCTCATACCACCCTTGCCATTGCCATGAATAGAATCGGTGGCAAATCCAACACCGGAGAAGGTGGAGAGAATGCTGACAGGTACGTCAATTAAGCTCATGTGATCATCATTTGtatcttggaaaaaaatcagcaataTAGATATGGGTATATTATAGGTACTACTTTGGTAAAATTAACGATTTGATCTATACTCATCATTGTTAATAATTTCAGATATTTGGACCAAGATCCAGAATTCAATAAGCGATCATCCATCAAACAAGTAGCAAGTGGCAGATTTGGTGTAACTTCCAGCTACATAGCAAATGCCGATGACTTGCAGATTAAAATGGCTCAAGGTGCCAAACCTGGTGAAGGTGGTGAGCTGCCAGGATATAAAGTAAGTTGATTTCGGTtggtgtataaaataattaaagtcACTTGCCATAAGCATCCCTTTAATGGGACCGtttcaataacaaattagTGAGTGTAATAATATTCAACATCACAGGTCACAGCGGATATTGCTGCAACACGTCACTCTGTGCCTGGAGTTGGACTTATTTCACCCCCACCCCATCACGATATATACTCGATAGAAGATTTAGCTGAGCTGATTTATGATTTGAAATGCGCAAATCCAAATGCTCGGATCTCTGTAAAACTTGTGTCAGAAGTCGGAGTTGGAGTTGTTGCATCTGGTGTTGCTAAAGTGAGTGCGATATAATGGTTTAATAATTTGTATCGAACATCTTTCATGCCACCCTCTTATAAACCCTTTACGAAATTAATTTACCGATATTTCGTTTGTCGGTTTTCTCTAATCAGCATGCGCATCGGCTATTTTTGTAGGGTAAAGCAGAGCACATTGTAATATCTGGACATGATGGTGGTACTGGAGCTAGTAGCTGGACTGGAATCAAGGCAGCGGGTCTTCCATGGGAGTTGGGTGTAGCAGAGACTCACCAAGTATTAACTCTCAACAACTTGCGCTCCAGAGTCGTTGTTCAAGCAGATGGTCAACTTCGCACCGGCTTTGATGTCGTTGTTGCTGCACTTTTGGGCGCAGACGAATTTGGTTTCAGTACAGCTCCGTTGATCGCTATGGGCTGCACGATGATGCGAAAGTGCCATCTGAATACGTGTCCAGTGGGCATTGCTACACAAGATCCAATTTTACGCAAAAAGTTTGCAGGAAAACCAGAACATGTTATCAATTTTCTGTTCATGTTGGCCGAGGAGGTAAGGGTTTATTTTGAACTCAGTTTTATCACGTATTTCATGCATTCAATATCTATTCCTGCTTAGAACGTCCGATACGATTTGATAGGTTACGATTAGgtaataatgaatattatagAATAGTTTTCAGAATCACGATACACAGTAAGAAGTCTATTCTGTTTTTTGAATCCCATTCTATAATATTCCATCAGAATTGTTCATGTCCCACCAATCTTTTCCAGTTAAGATAGATGAAAGAAAGTTTCTACAAAATGCttataatttccaaatttttgtCCAGGTACGAACGCACATGGCTAGTCTTGGTATAAGAAAATTCCAAGATTTAGTTGGACGCACTGATTTCCTGAAGGTTGCCAGCCGTGATCATGAAAAATCCAAGACTCTTAATTTCACAAACATTTTACGCAATGCATTGGAGATGCGTCCAGGTGTCAACATTAAGGGTGGCTCAGTCAAGCAGGATTTCCAGCTCGAAAACAGATTGGACAACAAGCTTCTTGAAGAGGCAGCACCAGTTTTGGACGGACTCAAAAAAAGCGTTTCCATCCAGATGAACATCAACAATGAATGCAGAGCATTTGCGTCAACTTTAAGCTATCACATTTCAAAGCAAGTTGCAATCATTTTATTTAGTTTCAGTTAGCACCCAACCATGAGCAATTCCTTATTTCGTATAGCTACCATTTCCTTGTATATGTCTATgcttgtaaaaatattcggttTCACAATTTCTGCCACGTTTGAGAattgttttacaaaattgtttttagGAAATTCGGGGAAGAAGGGCTTCCAGAACACAGTATTAATATCAATATGACTGGCTCTGCGGGTCAGAGCTTCTGCGCTTTTATGACAAAAGGTGTTCATGTTACGTTAGAAGGTGATGCAAACGATTACGTAGgaaaggtgaataaaaattatccaaatGCCTTCACCAAACTGTACGAGAATCAATACTTACCTCTATTTTTATCACTCAGAGTCTCTGTGGTGGAGAGATTATCATATATCCCCCCAAGGATTCGGACTTCAATTCCGAAGCTAATGTTATTGTGGGTAACGTCTGTCTCTATGGTGCGACGTCTGGTCGGGCATACTTCCGAGGTATAGCTGCAGAGAGGTTCAGCGTTCGTAACAGTGGAGCTATCGTAGTTGTAGAAGGAGTAGGTGATCACGGATGTGAGTACATGACTGGAGGTTGTGCACTTATACTTGGGCTGACAGGAAGGAACTTTGCTGCTGGAATGTCCGGTGGAATTGCTTATGTTCTCGACGTTGACGGATCGTTCAAAAGGTAAATTGACTCACGCACtatgcatattatacatttgcAATATTTAGTGTGCGAGgatggatttatttttataggtGAGCGAATTTACTATAGTTCTGATAAtgcagcttttttttttttgtaaagaaaattattgttagaatATACATAATAGCAGGTAATAACTACTGAGTATGGTTGGTATACCTACTAGAAAATTTTGCACATTTGCTTTGATTACATTTCAGTGATGATTAATCATATTGCCATGTATGTTTCAGTAAATGCAATCCTGAAATGGTGGAGCTACTTCCACTTAATCAGCAGAGTGACATTGCGTATGTGAAGGAACTTCTGGAAGAGTTCATTGAAAAGACTGGATCATTGATCGCTCAGGAGTTGCTGAAGGTCTGGCCTGAACCTACCACCAGATTTGTAAAGGTACGCTGATAAATTTTGCTCAATGATCAAATTATTCAGAATTTCTTCAAGTTGTTCTGGTTTAAATACATTTTGGTTGTAATACTACTAGGTATTCCCATACGAATATCAACGCGCTCTAAAGCAACTAGCAGAGCAGAAAGTAGCGCAGCCAATTGTCAACAGCAATAGCAAACCATCAGAACCTAATGTTAAAGATATTGAAGATTCGATTGCTGATGGGGAtatggagaaaaagaaattggatAAGATTCGGTAGATATGAATTTTAGTTCACACACTAATGACAGGATATGTGTGTTTAATTCGTCAAACTGAATAGCACAACTAATCACGAAATCTGTATTTTGTTTGCAGAGGATTCGTAAAATACGGTCGCGAAACAAAAAACTATCGACCGGCTGAAAAACGAATGGAAGATTGGGATGAGATATATAACTTTCAAGGTGTTAGGAAGGGACTTAGAGTTCAGGCAGCAAGATGTATGGAATGTGGTGTTCCCTTCTGTCAGAGCAGCCATGGGTGTCCTCTTGGAAACATTATTCCAAAGTGGAATGACcttgtttttcattcaaactGGAAAGAGGCCTTGAATCAGCTGCTTCAGACCAATAACTTTCCTGGTTAGTTTTCACCCTATCATCGCGATCATGTTTGGCATCCGGACGAATCAAAATAGTGACAACTAAAATTTGTGTTTAACATACACCCATCATTCTTACAGAGTTTACTGGAAGGGTATGTCCAGCACCTTGTGAGGGTGCTTGTGTATTGGGAATCTCCGAGCCACctgtaacaataaaaaacattGAGTGCGCTATCATAGATCATGCCTTTGAGCAAGGATGGATCACTGTGCAACCTCCGAAGTCAAGAACTGGACGTCGAGTGGCAATTGTAGGATCTGGTCCTTCTGGACTTGCTGCGGCTCATCAACTTAACAAAGCTGGTCACTTGGTCACTGTCTATGAACGAAACGATCGCGTTGGTGGTCTTTTGCAGTATGGTATTCCTACCATGAAATTGTCTAAGCAAGTTGTTCAACGGCGAGTTTCTCTTCTCGCTGCTGAAGGAATCTCCTTCAAGACTGGTATCAATGTTGGGAAGGATATTTCAGCTAAAGTGAGCTTATGAactgctgtttatttttactagtgaatttcttttatcttcTCTGTATTTGTTCATATTgtcgagaaaatgaaaaatttcagtaggcagttaattaattattgaagcCATTggacattaaaaattttcatgttatCACGCACATTCCGCAACAAACTGTACTACCATTTTTCTTGCACAATAGGAATTGAAAGAACAGTATGATGCACTTCTTCTGTGTACTGGAGCTACGTGGCCAAGAGATCTGCAAATACCTGGACGGCACTTTGAAGGAATTCACTTTGCCATGAGTTTTCTCGAGAACTGGCAAAAAAAACAGATGGGAAACACTGTACCACCCAAAATGGAATTAATTGCTCAGAATAAAGATGTCATAATTATCGGTGGTGGAGATACAGGTTGCGATTGCATTGCTACATCCTTGCGACAGGTATTACACTGCGCATATCAAATCACATGGGCCTACTAGACCCATGATCCCTTACAGTAAAATACTACaatataacaatataaatCTCATCTGTATTTAGTATGTCCAATGCAAAAATACTAACAAACGAATGTTTTGTTCGAGGTCTAAATTATTCGTCAGATTTTTGAAACTATGATATATATACTAAAGTGTGGGGACAACTATACATACCGGTACGTAACATTCTGTCCTGTCGCCAGGGTGCCAGATCCATTACAACGTTTGAAATCTTACCTGAACCTCCATTAAAAAGAGGAAAGGACAATCCATGGCCACAGTACCCTCGAGTGTTCAAGGTGGACTATGGTCATGAAGAAGTTTCTCTTAAATTTGGACGGGATCCACGTCAGTTCAGTACACTGAGCAAGGTAAATGTAACATTTTCTTTCTGCACTGAAATATCGTATCAATTAGTTAAATATGAATGAATGGAAATGAATTTCAGTTTCAAGtcatgaattgttttttatggAATATCTTAGAAAGTTTAATTTACATCATTAATTTCAGGAATTCTTGGGCAATGACAAGGGACATGTAACTGGAATTAGAACAGTCACAGTTGAATGGACTAAAGATGAAGCAGGTAGATGGAAAATGGACGAAGTTCCTAATTCTGAAAAggtgagttttttttctagCACCATGTGATGAGGTGAGCCATCGGAGGTATGTCAATGTCAATGagatatttgtatatataaatgtatttttcaatagaCCTACAAATGTGATCTGGTATTACTTGCAATGGGCTTTATGGGACCTGAGAAATACGTCGCTACTGATTTAGAAGCAAAACTCGATGGGCGTGGAAACTACGAAACTCCTGGCGGCAAATACTCAACTAGTATTTCAGGTGTTTTTGCTGCAGGAGGTTAGTTAAGATTGTGATTTTGTTTCATCCAAAAGTCAGTTGAAAGAATTCCTTTCCAATACAATTCTACTctacaattttaatatttgcGAATTTAGATTGCCGAAGAGGTCAGTCACTTGTCGTATGGGCAATAGCTGAAGGAAGGCAGGCTGCAAGGGAAGTCGACAAGAGTCTAATGGGATCTACGACTCTGCCAAGTCCTGGTGGTGTTATCACAGGGGTCTTACCTTAAATCTGAGTAAGGCGAGATCctgtgagtaaaaaatatttataagtcCACATTGAGCCCAATATGGCAGCTGACTTTGTAGAAATTGCGTTCTGATTATTGTGTCAACTTAGGAGAAATTTCCTGATTCGCAGACTGATTAATTAGTTGAGGCGTCCATAAAACTCATATGATTATTTGGATCCTGGTCATGTAGACTGAAACCGTAATCGAATAGCCTCTAGAATATGTAagagatattaattaatactaCATTGTCGTGCATGTCATATATTACGTTTCGTACAGGGTTACGCatgtacacatacacacacacacacacgcacctTACACAGGCATCGGTGTACATAAGATATGAACATGCAGGTGGTAATGTGATTGAAggtattttttgttctttctaaAATGCGAAAAGCGGAGTTATAAACGTCATAGCAAACTCCATAAGTTGTAGGCATGAAGAAAACGCATGTAAGTACTTGGTAGAGGTGATGCTTAACTATTTTTTCCAGCATATACATTTAACTGCAAGACGGAATACTAAAATTCTATTCTTGCCACTATCAGGATTGCATGACAAGCCATAGGAGATTATGGTATCTAATGATGTAAAATCTTTAcatgtacaatataaatacGTACACAAAAATATCGTATGTAAATCAATGCAATGTTCTGCATTCCCATGATTAAATGGCTGAAATTaccgaaattaattaattgttagTAGAAGAAAATTGGAAACGATATGTTGAAACATTATTTAGACCACATCTAAATTCTATTGTCGCATACGTGATTGTTCtaccaaactttttttttttttttttttacgtttatgcctttttgtaattttcttagCTTACATAATTGTATCAGTAAGTTATAATTGTCAGATCGTATCATCGATTTATGGTATaagtaatttatttatgaCTATAATATCAAATGTTGGATATCAGATTATTTGCTACATATTATTACCGTGTTGTCCCATGTATAAGCCGACCCCGCGTATAAGACGATCCCCGATTCTGAGACAGTATTTcagggtgtttttttttagataccCGTATAAGGCGGGTCCGCGTATAAGACGAGGACGATTTTGGCGGGTGCTGTTAGCGATAACGAAAACCTCGGATTATATTCGAAATAATacggtattattattaaactaCTGAAATAATTCTTATTTCCATTAATACTATCGTTCCGTGAGTGAACACCtatcatttgaataaatacgatagattgaaataatcatttatcacTGTAAATTATAGTGCATACGTATCTATATTATACTAACGAGACAATAAAAGTATACTGAACGTTAGATATCCAtgtattatttaattcatACCTACCATGTGACAAATACTAACGTTTCTGGAATTTCTTGAACTCTTCCAAAAATATTAGATATGTAAGTTAATTAAAGTTGGACATAGTTGAATCAGAATCTTTGGTTGAGAACTGTAGAGCAATACAAATAATGCAGAACTACGCATTATCATTGCTAGTTATTTTGAATACGTCTTCAGTAACTTACAATTATCGCAACTGTGCATAGAACGATAGGGTAATGAGAACTTCTTTCAAGTCGAGTTAGTGGAAAAGTAGGTGCAGTGAAATTAACAAATACATCAATAGAGCATTCGAagattttctttaaatattaatttaatataCTTTACATTTATAGTGTCaacattataaaaatatttgttggaTACAATACAGAGTACATTACTAAATATAGTACAGCTTTCAAGTTAAATTAACAATGTTTCAGTTCGCATTCATGAATCTTTTCAACAACCCTTGTGATATGCAATATATTGTTTGGGCATTGTGTACAGACAATATTGATACGTGGTAACCATATATCAACCTACAATTATTAACCTATTAGTAATACAACaacaaatacaaataaaaatcaaataatttgacCCGCAACTTATAATCTGACGATACACTGTCTCTATGACCTACGTAGAAAATATACCtgtgtgtgtattttataAACACCTGTATGTCAATAAGGCTTCCAATTACTAACAGAATACACTTATTATactcaaattttcgcgaattctaattatacaacaaaaaatttacaatcatcgattattctcgtagcaaataaattaaaaaacaaacgcGAATGATACGATAAAATTGTGACCGCCACATAAATTCAGTACAAATGCGCAACAATTGCAGCTACTAAAACAAGTATTGCAACACTTAATCCAGTCATATAGACAACAAATTGCTGATCTTGAGATGAATCTTCATTGCTATCGGAGGCTACTGTGTCCACGGTATTTTGATAGTAGAATTCCGAAGGATCTGTAGGTCATTAATGTTGATTGGTTTTATCTCTATATTATTCTGTCAGAACAATTCTTTTACTTAAACTAATACAGACTGCAAAAGCATCAAAGTGCTGTACAATCTTTAGGTAGATTTTGTAGAACTCACCCGCCTGGAGTTCAAGCTCTTTTTGTACGCTGCTTTCTTGCATTTCTAAATCCAAAAGTTCCTGCAAAGACACTAAAGCTTCTTGTGGTCCTTCACCAGGAAATAAGTAGTCAGACAATGTTACTCTACTTTGCGGCAGAGCGACCAAAACCCTTCTTGGAGGTTCGTGCAGGGTAACGTTTTCTAAAAATAAGTAATCCatgaaaagttttaaattatttctaccaTCCCAAAGTGAAAATGTATATTCAataaaacagagaaaagatATCATTCATGACAGATATCCAATCGTATGCTTATTGTATAGTTTTGCCGAGATTGTCAGTTACCTTCTGGGGAcccattttcttcttcaattaaaCTATCCCAGTGCATTTCTAACCGACTAGCCAACGACCTTATGATATCCTGTTTCACTGCTGCAGTAGCCTCTTCGATGGTTGCTTTCTGATGCACAAATGTTCTGCTAACAACTTGCCCGACTAGCCGCATAGTCGCACTGCAGGATGTTATCAATATGTCTGAACTAGGATTTTTTGgctaaaataattaaaaacttatTTCTGTATTCTTTCTTCAACGGGTTCTTCAACCCTCTCTACtgtacaatacaatacaataaatGAGCTAGGAAACccattaatttcattatttcctTTTCAGTTATACAATTACTTGAATTTGGAAGCGATTCCTTGATACAACAAAGTGTCATGGCCTCCCGGCCATCtattcattcaaatatcaaGCTATTATGACCACTGTAACTTACACAGGGAATATACATGCTAACTTGAAGCGTTTTGTTAGCCAAAGTCGTGTCATTGTTGctcttaatttcttttctatcctttttcttctttccaaCTACTTCAAGAGTGTCCTCTAAAGACCGTGGTTCACCTTCGATCACAATCAAAGCTGAGTCAACAGTATCTGATATATTTGCAAGAATTCCCTGTATAGaacacaaataaaatttactacCTTCCGGTAGAGTTATTTGGTAAGCGATAAAAGCTGAATTCAAGGTTTTATGGTGATTGGCATGAGTATCGTTTATATATGCTACTTGATATAATTCATGAGATTGAATCTGCCAATAATTCAACCTTTTAAATCAATACAAATACCTGTAGTTGCTTTTTTAATGTTGCCGGCATTTGGTCAGCTGCAATTGGAAATAACCGATCAAAATCTACTCGAGCTTCGAGTTGATGCCATTTTGTGGCCTTAGCTTGGAACTTCCAATCTACCGGTTTCAATATTCCTCCAAGACTAGCATCAAGAGATTTGCATAATATCCTAAAGAAATATGAAAGTTTTTCTTAAACAAACACAATACGAAAACGATGGCACAATACAGTCTTATCATTTTCATAAAGTTCACTTACTTTTGAGTAATACTATTGAAGTGCAGGATAAGATTTTCCTGATTGTTATTCCCAtaaagatatttatttaatgCTAAGTGCTTGTAAATTGCAACTACCACTGATCGTAGTCTGTTTATTGAATTGCTATCATTCAAGATATCTGACGGGCCAACCACAAATATTCCTAGCACCCACATACCACCTGGTAACATCCTGGTAACCTGAAAAGAAATCcatcgaataaataaatggacAATGATGGTGGTAACAATGAGTTCATTACATGTTTTGCGTGATCGGCGACCCAAGTTTCCGGTATGTCATTGATGGATTTAATGTACTTTCGTCCTGGTTCTGGCTGAGTGTTGCTTGCAGAGCTTATCAAAGATTCTTCAATTACATCCTTCGCGGCAGGAGGTGGAGTTCTTGCCAGATGAACAACAAAGTCTTTCTGTGCTGTActctaaaataaaaaatgacgatgatagtcaaaaatgattataattttgatcGGAATTTTCAACATGTGTCAACTGCTGACTTTTGCGTGCGACAGATTATACGTTGAGGCACATTGAATGGCACTAACAACGTGTCCTTTGTGAATTACTCTAGATGATCATTTTTCGGTTCCAATTACGCTTTCTAGGGctaaacaaataaatgaaatttctatttgTAATTTAGTACTTATTATTTTCGAACACAACGATTATAGATATTGAGTTGAATACAGTGTCCGTCATTAGAATCAAAATCAGAATTGACTAGACATTGAAGTTTAATTCATACCATGAAGGTGCAAGATCGCTAGCATATTGAATAACATTGTGAGCTCAACAGTAGGAGAATTTATCTGTCAACCATATTATTGGTTTGCCGATAGAAGCGGGAATAGGAAGATATTGAATTCGTAAACAATTCTATAAAGCTTATACTGAGTAGGCGCAAATTGCGGAATGTGATGTGGCAAACTTTAATCTCTTATAGTccaaattcataaattttaaaataaatagcaTTTAAGGACTTGTCATTAATACCTTCTGTATGGATTTTGTAGGATCTTATTTAGTTTGTTACAGAAATGTTACAAGGGGCTACAAGGGGTTAAGATTTGACGTTTAGCATAACCTCCAAGTCCGTGACTCGACCTCATAACTAATAGAAGTATTGTTTTCCAA
The Neodiprion fabricii isolate iyNeoFabr1 chromosome 1, iyNeoFabr1.1, whole genome shotgun sequence DNA segment above includes these coding regions:
- the LOC124182271 gene encoding glutamate synthase [NADH] isoform X5, with amino-acid sequence MCNGTLGWTSPTNIHGWSLRWSYTRQSRLKPGRMLLVDTEEKKIIQDVDLKIYIARSRPHSTWLKEQISMDQLREAHIAVNGSNGITENGSVELTKLIETNDTFEGVSAVNRVWGGDKRLSLYGYTIETINMLLLPMIQTKKEALGSMGNDAPLACLSDFQPLIYEYFKQLFAQVTNPPIDPFREKIVMSLMCPIGPVSNILEPNELQVHRLFLHQPILSLKDLEVIKNTNYRGWRTKVIDITYPAEYGPPGLQKTIHRVCNEANEAAHQGYQLIVLSDRLAGPDRVPVSTLLAQGAVHHFLIEERQRMKVGLILETAEAREVHHMCVLLGYGADAICPYLVFEMARSLRADGVLDESCTDDIMFTNYSEAMERGIAKVMAKMGISTLQSYKGAQIFEAVGLADDVVDKCFKGTQSRIGGVTFDIIAKEAFERHQMTYMEKAVDMMVLRNPGIYHWRAGGEKHINEPNSIANLQEAVESKSTIAYENYRKSTMDAVRACTLRGQMEIKTIDKPIPIDEVEPASEIVKRFVTGAMSFGSISLEAHTTLAIAMNRIGGKSNTGEGGENADRYLDQDPEFNKRSSIKQVASGRFGVTSSYIANADDLQIKMAQGAKPGEGGELPGYKVTADIAATRHSVPGVGLISPPPHHDIYSIEDLAELIYDLKCANPNARISVKLVSEVGVGVVASGVAKGKAEHIVISGHDGGTGASSWTGIKAAGLPWELGVAETHQVLTLNNLRSRVVVQADGQLRTGFDVVVAALLGADEFGFSTAPLIAMGCTMMRKCHLNTCPVGIATQDPILRKKFAGKPEHVINFLFMLAEEVRTHMASLGIRKFQDLVGRTDFLKVASRDHEKSKTLNFTNILRNALEMRPGVNIKGGSVKQDFQLENRLDNKLLEEAAPVLDGLKKSVSIQMNINNECRAFASTLSYHISKKFGEEGLPEHSININMTGSAGQSFCAFMTKGVHVTLEGDANDYVGKSLCGGEIIIYPPKDSDFNSEANVIVGNVCLYGATSGRAYFRGIAAERFSVRNSGAIVVVEGVGDHGCEYMTGGCALILGLTGRNFAAGMSGGIAYVLDVDGSFKSKCNPEMVELLPLNQQSDIAYVKELLEEFIEKTGSLIAQELLKVWPEPTTRFVKVFPYEYQRALKQLAEQKVAQPIVNSNSKPSEPNVKDIEDSIADGDMEKKKLDKIRGFVKYGRETKNYRPAEKRMEDWDEIYNFQGVRKGLRVQAARCMECGVPFCQSSHGCPLGNIIPKWNDLVFHSNWKEALNQLLQTNNFPEFTGRVCPAPCEGACVLGISEPPVTIKNIECAIIDHAFEQGWITVQPPKSRTGRRVAIVGSGPSGLAAAHQLNKAGHLVTVYERNDRVGGLLQYGIPTMKLSKQVVQRRVSLLAAEGISFKTGINVGKDISAKELKEQYDALLLCTGATWPRDLQIPGRHFEGIHFAMSFLENWQKKQMGNTVPPKMELIAQNKDVIIIGGGDTGCDCIATSLRQGARSITTFEILPEPPLKRGKDNPWPQYPRVFKVDYGHEEVSLKFGRDPRQFSTLSKEFLGNDKGHVTGIRTVTVEWTKDEAGRWKMDEVPNSEKTYKCDLVLLAMGFMGPEKYVATDLEAKLDGRGNYETPGGKYSTSISGVFAAGDCRRGQSLVVWAIAEGRQAAREVDKSLMGSTTLPSPGGVITGVLP